In Yarrowia lipolytica chromosome 1F, complete sequence, a genomic segment contains:
- a CDS encoding uncharacterized protein (Compare to YALI0F17534g, highly similar to uniprot|P27999 Saccharomyces cerevisiae YGL070c RPB9 DNA-directed RNA polymerase II 14. 2 KD subunit, similar to Saccharomyces cerevisiae RPB9 (YGL070C); ancestral locus Anc_6.212), producing the protein MTSRFCLECNNMLYPREDKEDRKLLFACRNCPYTEFASTPLVFKHQLITNIEETAGVTTGIGADPTLPRSDKECPKCHEHDVVFFQSQQKRAETTMILFFVCNNCNNIFRS; encoded by the exons ATGACGTCGCGATTTTGTCTCGAGTG CAACAACATGCTCTATCCGAGAGAGGATAAGGAGGATAGAAAGCTGCTGTTTGCATGCCGAAACTGTCCGTACACGGAGTTTGCATCCACTCCTCTGGTGTTCAAGCATCAGCTGATCACCAACATTGAGGAGACGGCCGGAGTGACAACCGGTATTGGAGCAGATCCCACTCTGCCTCGATCCGACAAGGAGTGTCCCAAGTGTCACGAGCACGATgtggtcttcttccagtCGCAACAGAAGCGTGCGGAGACCACCATGATTCTGTTTTTTGTCTGCAACAACTGCAACAACATTTTCCGGTCTTAG